A single Triticum dicoccoides isolate Atlit2015 ecotype Zavitan chromosome 2A, WEW_v2.0, whole genome shotgun sequence DNA region contains:
- the LOC119356210 gene encoding UDP-N-acetylglucosamine diphosphorylase 1-like, whose protein sequence is MKEMMVGSVAPVGPVGRWGAAPPQELLERMKDYGQEGAFALWDELSPEDRDLLVRDIESLDLSRIDRIIRRSMGSQGGYLAPAEPVPESSVSRVEERSPEDKERWWKKGLRAISEGKLAVVLLAGGQGTRLGSSDPKGCFSIGLPSGKSLFQLQAERILCIQKLAAQSSDSPRNTLPIHWYIMTSPFNDDVTRKFFESRKYFGLEADQVTFFQQGTLPCVSDDGRFIMETPYKVAKAPDGNGGVYAALKSKKLLDDMSSRGVKYVDCYGVDNVLVRVADPTFLGYFIEKGVSSAAKVVRKAYPQENVGVFVQRGCGGPLSVVEYSEMDAAMTTEINQSTGRLRYCWSNVCLHMFSLEFLNQVANSLEKDSVYHLAQKKIPSIHGYTMGLKLEQFIFDAFNYSPSMTLFEVLREEEFAPVKNANGSAYDTPDSAKLMLLRLHSRWVVAAGGFLTHSVPLYMTGVEVSPLSSYAGENLEAICRGRTFHAPSEISF, encoded by the exons atgaaggagatgatgGTGGGGTCGGTGGCGCCGGTCGGCCCGGTCGGGAGGTGGGGGGCGGCGCCGCCGCAGGAGCTGCTGGAGCGGATGAAGGACTACGGCCAGGAGGGCGCCTTCGCGCTCTGGGACGAGCTCTCGCCCGAGGACCGCGACCTCCTCGTCcgggacatcgag AGTCTAGATCTTTCGAGGATTGACCGGATCATTCGACGCTCTATGGGATCACAAG GAGGCTATCTGGCGCCCGCCGAGCCCGTGCCGGAATCCAGCGTGTCGAGGGTGGAGGAGAGGTCTCCAGAGGACAAAGAACGGTGGTGGAAGAAGGGGCTGAGAGCCATCTCCGAGGGGAAGCTGGCCGTTGTCCTTTTAGCTGGTGGCCAG GGGACTCGGCTTGGAAGCTCAGATCCTAAGGGGTGTTTCA GTATTGGACTTCCATCTGGAAAATCACTTTTCCAACTCCAAGCGGAACGCATTTTGTGTATTCAAAAGTTGGCTGCTCAGTCCAGTGATA GTCCAAGAAATACTTTACCAATCCACTGGTACATAATGACCAGCCCCTTCAACGATGATGTCACACGCAAATTCTTTGAAAGCCGTAAATATTTTGGCTTAGAGGCTGACCAG GTGACCTTTTTCCAACAAGGCACCCTTCCATGTGTTTCTGACGATGGCAGATTTATTATGGAGACTCCATACAAG GTAGCCAAGGCACCTGATGGAAATGGAGGAGTTTATGCCG CTCTGAAGTCTAAGAAGTTGCTTGACGACATGTCTTCACGGGGTGTAAAGTATGTAGATTGCTACGGAGTTGATAACGTATTG GTTCGTGTTGCAGATCCAACGTTCCTAGGGTACTTTATAGAAAAGGGTGTATCTTCTGCTGCGAAGGTTGTTAGGAAG GCTTATCCACAAGAGAATGTTGGAGTATTTGTTCAAAGAGGTTGTGGTGGACCTCTTTCCGTGGTCGAGTATAGTGAAATGGATGCGGCTATGACTACTGAAATTAATCAATCAACAGGGCGCCTTCGTTATTGTTGGAGCAAT GTATGCTTGCATATGTTCAGTTTGGAATTTCTGAATCAAGTGGCAAACAGCCTTGAAAAGGACAGCGT GTATCATCTTGCACAGAAGAAGATACCTTCGATTCATGGGTATACAATGGGCCTGAAGCTTGAGCAGTTCATATTCGATGCATTCAATTACTCCCCGTCCATGACACTTTTTGAG GTGCTACGCGAAGAGGAATTTGCTCCAGTGAAGAATGCGAATGGCTCAGCCTACGACACCCCCGATAGCGCCAAACTGATGCTGCTCCGACTCCACAGCAGATGGGTAGTCGCTGCTGGCGGCTTCCTGACCCATTCTGTGCCCTTGTACATGACAG GCGTCGAGGTTTCTCCGCTCAGCTCCTACGCCGGAGAAAACCTGGAGGCGATCTGCCGCGGACGGACATTCCACGCGCCCAGTGAGATCTCGTTCTAG
- the LOC119356212 gene encoding 40S ribosomal protein S11-like, whose protein sequence is MAEQTEKSFLKQPKVFLSTKKADKAKRPGKAGNRFWKSVGLGFKTPREAIDGTYIDKKCPFTGTVAIRGRIIAGTCHSAKMNRTIIVRRNYLHFVKKYQRYEKRHSNIPAHISPCFHVKEGDHVIIGQCRPLSKTVRFNVLKVVPAGTTGGGKKAFVAA, encoded by the exons ATGGCGGAGCAG ACCGAGAAGTCTTTCCTCAAGCAGCCAAAGGTTTTCCTCAG CACCAAAAAGGCCGACAAGGCAAAGAGGCCCGGCAAGGCTGGCAACCGCTTCTGGAAGAGTGTTGGCCTTGGTTTCAAGACCCCAAGGGAGGCGATTGATG GTACCTACATTGACAAGAAGTGCCCATTCACTGGAACTGTTGCCATCAGGGGCAGAATCATAGCTGGAACCTGCCACAGTGCCAAGATGAACAGGACCATCATTGTTCGCAGGAACTACCTTCATTTTGTCAAGAAGTATCAGAG GTATGAGAAGAGGCACTCCAACATCCCAGCTCACATCTCCCCCTGCTTCCATGTCAAGGAAGGCGACCATGTCATCATTGGCCAGTGCAG GCCCCTGTCGAAAACCGTGAGATTCAATGTCCTGAAGGTCGTTCCAGCTGGAACCACCGGAGGCGGGAAGAAGGCTTTCGTCGCTGCCTAA
- the LOC119356211 gene encoding CCR4-NOT transcription complex subunit 9-like, with protein MANLQPSVPEPSSFAGASPPSPSSIGGGAASAAQEPRKMASAEQLVLDLCDRELRENALLELSKKREIFQDLAPLLWHSFGTIAALLQEIVSIYPALSPPVLSAGASNRVCNALALLQCVASHPDTRIPFLHAHVPLFLYPFLNTFSKTRPFEYLRLTSLGVIGALVKVDDTEVIGFLLQTEIIPLCLRTMEMGSELSKTVATFIVQKILLDDIGLRYVCATPERFYAVGSVLGNMVISLADQPSTRLLKHIIRCYLRLSDNPRACVALHNCLPDMLKDGTFNISLRDDPATRRWLQQLLHNVTVGGMGGPGMGVPPQPGLDHMMGI; from the exons ATGGCGAACCTGCAGCCTtccgtccccgagccctcctccttCGCAggggcctcgccgccgtctccatcCTCGATCGGTGGAGGCGCTGCCTCGGCGGCGCAGGAGCCCAGGAAGATGGCGTCGGCGGAGCAGCTGGTGCTCGACCTCTGCGACCGCGAGCTGCGCGAGAACGCCCTCCTCGAGCTGTCGAAG AAACGAGAGATATTTCAAGACCTGGCCCCGCTTCTCTGGCACTCTTTTGGCACAATTGCTGCACTGCTTCAG GAAATTGTGTCGATCTACCCTGCACTTTCACCCCCAGTTTTGTCGGCAGGCGCATCAAACCGAGTCTGCAACGCACTTGCACTTCTTCAG TGTGTTGCATCTCACCCTGATACCAGAATCCCTTTCTTACATG CTCATGTGCCCCTGTTCTTGTACCCGTTCCTGAATACATTCAGCAAGACAAGGCCTTTTGAGTACTTGCGGCTTACAAGCTTGGGTGTCATCGGTGCTCTTGTTAAG GTTGATGATACTGAAGTTATCGGCTTTCTGCTGCAAACTGAAATAATTCCTCTGTGCTTGCGTACCATGGAGATGGGCAGTGAACTGTCAAAAACC GTTGCTACCTTCATTGTTCAGAAGATTCTGCTGGATGATATTGGACTGCGTTACGTGTGTGCCACCCCTGAGCGTTTCTATGCTGTGGGCAGCGTTTTAGGAAATATGGTAATTTCACTTGCTGATCAGCCTTCCACAAGGTTGCTCAAGCACATTATCCGATGTTACCTCAGGCTGTCAGATAACCCCAG GGCCTGTGTTGCACTGCATAATTGCCTCCCTGACATGCTGAAAGATGGGACATTCAACATCTCTCTTAGG GATGACCCGGCGACAAGGCGCTGGCTCCAGCAACTGCTGCATAACGTGACAGTGGGCGGCATGGGAGGACCTGGCATGGGGGTGCCTCCCCAGCCAGGCCTGGATCACATGATGGGGATATGA